One Mugil cephalus isolate CIBA_MC_2020 chromosome 8, CIBA_Mcephalus_1.1, whole genome shotgun sequence genomic window carries:
- the LOC125012586 gene encoding sia-alpha-2,3-Gal-beta-1,4-GlcNAc-R:alpha 2,8-sialyltransferase-like, which translates to MVRIAKALGLVILCVAVLILSLISYVSLRKDSLFASSKYYMGGPRIMFHAGFRSQFAMNFLDPSFIPLTNALNEELQGKPSKWRFNKTAFYQQRKDIFSYIDIPNNFSLTKSSVRVGQLMHFDYSSHKYVFSISNNFKSLLPDTSPIHNKHYSVCAVVGNSGILTGSHCGPEIDQADFVFRCNFAPTEVYSKDVGKKTNLTTFNPSILERYYNNLLTIQDRNNFFLNLKKLEGAILWIPAFFLHTSATVTRTLVDFFVEHKGQLKVELAWPGNIMHDVNKYWKTKNLSPKRLSTGILMYTLASAICDEIHLYGFWPFGWDPNTGKDLPYHYYDKKGTKFTTKWQETHQLPSEFKLLYKLHREGVIKLSLTHCG; encoded by the exons ATGGTGCGCATCGCCAAGGCCCTGGGTCTGGTGATCCTGTGCGTGGCCGTGCTCATCCTGTCCCTCATCAGCTACGTGTCCCTGCGGAAAGACAGCCTCTTCGCCTCCTCCAAGTACTACATGGGAGGCCCGAGGATCATGTTCCACGCGGGCTTTAG gtCTCAGTTTGCCATGAACTTTCTGGATCCGTCCTTCATCCCGTTGACCAACGCCCTCAACGAGGAGCTGCAAGGAAAACCGTCCAAGTGGAGGTTCAACAAGACGGCTTTCTACCAGCAGAG gaaagACATCTTCAGCTACATCGACATTCCCAACAACTTCTCCCTGACTAAGAGCAGCGTGCGCGTCGGCCAGCTGATGCACTTCGACTACTCCAGCCACAAGTACGTCTTCTCCATCAGCAACAACTTCAAGTCTCTGCTGCCCGACACCTCCCCGATCCACAACAAGCACTACAGCGTGTGCGCCGTGGTGGGGAACAGCGGCATCCTGACGGGCAGCCACTGCGGCCCGGAGATCGACCAGGCCGACTTCGTCTTCCGCTGCAACTTCGCCCCCACGGAGGTCTACTCCAAGGACGTGGGCAAGAAGACCAACCTCACCACCTTCAACCCCAGCATCCTGGAGAGGTACTACAACAACCTGCTCACCATCCAGGACAGGAACAACTTCTTCCTCAACCTGAAGAAGCTGGAGGGCGCCATCCTGTGGATCCCCGCCTTCTTCCTGCACACCTCGGCCACGGTCACGCGCACCCTGGTGGACTTCTTCGTGGAGCACAAGGGCCAGCTGAAGGTGGAGCTGGCCTGGCCGGGGAACATCATGCACGATGTCAACAA ATACTGGAAGACTAAAAACCTCTCGCCCAAACGCCTCAGCACGGGGATCCTCATGTACACGCTGGCCTCGGCCATATGCGACGAGATCCACCTGTACGGCTTCTGGCCCTTCGGCTGGGACCCCAACACGGGCAAGGACCTGCCTTACCACTACTACGACAAGAAGGGGACCAAGTTCACCACCAAGTGGCAGGAGACCCACCAGCTGCCCAGCGAGTTCAAGCTGCTCTACAAGCTGCACCGGGAGGGCGTGATCAAACTCAGCCTGACGCACTGCGGCTAG
- the LOC125012400 gene encoding ras-related protein Rab-27B-like, which produces MADWDYDYLIKLLALGDSGVGKTTFLYRYTDNKFNRKFTTTVGIDFREKRVMYTGTGADGTTERNYKVHLQLWDTAGQERFRSLTTAFFRDAMGFLLMFDLTNQQSFLNVRNWMSQLQANAYCDSPDVVLVGTKADLRDVRDVHVRQARDLADRYGVPYFETSAVTGADVDQAVTTLLDLVMKRMEQSTYGGHGSEPNGSPAPSHEEEAEPVRRRCAC; this is translated from the exons ATGGCCGACTGGGACTACGATTACCTGATCAAGCTGCTGGCGCTGGGCGACTCCGGGGTCGGGAAGACCACCTTCCTCTACAGGTACACGGACAACAAGTTCAACCGCAAGTTCACCACCACGGTGGGAATCGACTTCAGGGAAAAGAGAGTG ATGTACACGGGGACGGGAGCTGATGGGACGACGGAGAGGAACTACAAAGTCCACCTTCAGCTGTGGGACACAGCGGGACAAGAGAG GTTCCGTAGTCTGACCACCGCGTTCTTCAGAGACGCGATGGGGTTCCTCCTCATGTTCGACCTGACCAACCAGCAGAGCTTCCTCAACGTCAGGAACTGGATGA GTCAGCTCCAGGCCAACGCCTACTGCGACAGCCCGGACGTGGTGCTGGTCGGGACCAAGGCCGACCTCAGGGACGTGAGGGACGTCCACGTGAGACAAGCCAGAGACCTGGCCGACCGATACGG CGTCCCCTACTTTGAGACGAGTGCGGTGACGGGGGCGGACGTGGACCAGGCGGTGACCACGCTGCTGGACCTGGTGATGAAGAGGATGGAGCAGAGCACGTACGGGGGCCACGGCTCGGAGCCCAACGgaagccccgcccccagccacgaggaggaggcggagcccGTCAGGAGGAGGTGCGCCTGCTGA